The genome window CTATCGCACCTGATAGCAGAATTGCCTACCCCTAATATAAGTTTATATACACATTATTTTTAATGCAAGCGCTAACTTCGTCTAAACCTGTCGAATACCCGGCAATCCGAAATATCCTTCAACCGCTTCATCCCAAATGGAAACAGAATCAGCCCTGCACCAAACGCAGATTTAGCTGTCGGAATATCCTGATAGGGGTTTACTCCTCTTCCTGAAAAAGAAGGGAAAAAACGAAGATCCAGAACTATGGATGCCGAGCGTTTCAAAGGCATTCCTGTGACGAAGGAATATTTTGATCTTTCTGATGAGGATAAGATCTGTCCTGTCTGTAATACTCCTCTGGTAAAAATAGGTGAAGAGTTTGTACGCCGTGAACTGGTCTTTATCCCGGCGAAACTGAAAGTAATTGAAATCTATAGTATAAATTATACCTGTCCGGAATGCAGCCGTCGTGATCTTCCAGTTATAAAAAAAGGGAAAGATGGCCGTCCCCATATGCTTCATGGGATGGCTTCTGCCGGTACGGTTGCATGGGTAATGTATCAGAAGTTCTGTAACAGCCTGCCTTACTGCCGACAGGAAAAGGACTGGAAACAGTATGGAGCTGCGATCACCAGAGCAACCATGGCGAATTGGGTGATCCGTAATTCAGAAGAGTTCTTCCGCCCTATGTATGAATACTTTCACCGGAAGCTGCTGAAGCGTGAATTCGCAATGGCAGAAGAAACGCCGCTGCAGGTACTGCATGAACCGGAACGCCGTGCCCAGACCCAATCTTATATGTGGCTTTTCCGCAGTGGTGAAGATGGTGGTCCGCCGATCATCCTTTATAAGTACTCGGAAACCCGTGCCGGAGACAATGCAGCTGAATTCCTTCATGGATTCAAAGGCTATCTAATGTGCGACGGCTACAGCGGGTACAATAAGATACCTGATGCAAAACGAACAGCCTGCTGGGCACATATCAGGAGATACCTGACAGATGCGATCCCGAAAGGAAAGCAGCTGGATTATACCCAGCCTTCTGTACAGGGCATGATGTATATCAATCAGCTTTTCCATCTGGAAGATGTGATCAAAGCAAAGTATTCTTCCTTCGATGCTGTCAAAAAGGCTCGTCTTGAGAAAGAACAGCCGATAATCGAGGGCTTTTTGTCGTGGCTTGATAAACAAAGCCCTGTCCGTGGCTCTAGAATGGATAAGGCAGTCACCTACATTCAGAACCGACGTCCATACCTTACAACCTATCTGGAAGACGGACGATGCAGTTTTTCAAATAATCTCAGCGAGAATGCAATCCGTCCATTTACAGTCGGGCGTAAAAACTGGCTGTTTTGTGATACTCCCAAGGGAGCCCAGGCCAGTGCTATCGTATATACGATGGTAGAAATGGCAAAAGCAAATGGAGTAAACGTCTATCACTATCTGACCTATCTGCTTGAGAAACTGCCAAATGATAGGATGAGTGATGAAGAGTTAGACCTCCTGGCACCCTGGAATGAGAAGGTCAAAGCCGAGATTGAGTATCGGGCGACAAACTCAAACCAGTGATCGATCATATGTGAATTGTCAAAGTACTCCGGCTACAGAAAGGTAGTCGGATATTTTTTGTCAACGGCTAAAAATTAAGCGCTTACGATTGTTTTATATGTAGAAAGGCTCATCGGTTATTTGTAAATAGAAAAGGCAGGAATGGTAACGCTTCTGAAGCGCCCATTCCTGCCTCACTCCTATTCCGTTGGCATTTGTATTATTGACAGAAAATCCCAATTCTATTCCAGAGGTCGGGTATGGACAGCGCCCATGAAAAGAGCAATAAGCACAATGCCTTGTTTGTCATGCAAAAAATCAAAAAAGATGTATAAAATCTTGCCAAATGGTTATACTTTAACGATTCGACAGCAACAAAGGCATGAATTCGACAGCAAAATATTACATATCTAATTCTTATCAGAAAAATTCATTTTTGTAGACACAAAATTTTTTACGCCCTCAATTCTACCGTTGCAATTCTCGGCTCAAAGCAACAAGTGGGACGGACACAGACAATCCGCACACCAGATGCTCTCTGTGGACCGACCTTCATGAAGGTGGCAATCACGCTCGTGTCCCCACGCAGGCCCAGAGGTCCGATATTCGCCTCGTTCACTCTCCTGGTAATCTCTTGCTCCATCTTGCTTTGGACACCGTACCTTCCGTCCACCTGCGCCTGGAGCATCATGGACGTCGCCTCGAAATGCGATCGGCCAATGCCGACAGCCAGCGTACAAGGAGAACAGCCCAACTGCACCACACCCTCAATCGCCCACTTGACAATCTCATCCAGGACAACCTGTGTGTTGTGCTTGTGGAACACGCAACAGGTCTTTGCTCGGATTGCCGGGCCACCGCCGAACATCAGGATATGCAGGCGAATCACATCCTCCTTACATCTCCGCAACAGAATCGGTGCCGGCTCCACGCCGGCAGAATCTGGATTGAGACCACCGCTCTGGTCAATCCTGTGGCTGTCATCGCCCATAATGCCCATAGGACGTCCGGGAAGCTTGCGTAGGCCCTGAGTCACCCCCTCTTTGATGGCATCGAGCATCCGTCCCGTTACAGCGCAATCTTCCCCAACTTCCAGAACCAGATGCGGGATACCCGTATCATCACACAGCGGACTGTGATTCTCCTCCGCAGTTTCCGCATTGGCAAGTACCTGTTCCAGCACCCATTTGGCTTGGTCATTCCGCTCAGTGTTTATTGCTCTGCGGTACGCTTCCTTCTTATCTTCTCTGAACGTGCTTCCAGCTTCCACCAGTGTGTCCCGCACAAGAGCAACAATTTCATCATAAGTCTTAGTCATAAATACTCCTCCCGTGCGCCACACCGATAATAGCGGGATATTTGTCAACCTTGATTAGATGCAGCGCTTCCATGCCCAACTCCGGGAATGCCATGACCTTTTGCTCTGTCGTCTTGGCGCCTAGTAGCGCCGTCACTGGCGGTATCACCGCAAATACGGCGTTATACTTGTCCAGTGCCGCAATCGTCTCGGGGTGAAGTTGCCCCTTACCAAGGTGCAACTTGATGCCCGCTTTACTGAGTGGTTCTATGCTACTCTCGATTTCCAGTTTATTGGAGCTTGTCGGTCCTACTCCCGCAAGGCTTACCGCCGTGTGAAAGATCACCTGTCCGCGCAGATCCACGCCAAGGTCTCCCACTGTACCATCCTCAATCATCTTCAGCACTTTCGGAAGCACAGCATCACGGCCGCAGAGAATATATCCACTGATCTCCACGGTATCACCTACCTGTAGTCCGGCTGCAGCTTCTTCTGAAATTGGTGTGGTTAACTCAATCATAGTTCTTTCCTCGTTCTTCATCTTTTTACCTATCACCTAACTCAGTATCTTTCATTTATATTAATATGCGGCTAGGATGACAAGTAGATATAAGCTATACTACTCGTTCACCGCAAACAGTTTTACATAACCACTCTCGTTCTTAATGACACCAAACGCTCTCGCCCGATTGTAAATCTTCTTCGCCCAGTTTGTATGAGGTTTAATCTCATTCATCTTATTACCACCGGAACCTTTTACTACACCACCACCGGTGCCAAGGATCTGGCAGGCATCATCGTACTCTTCTTTTGTGACGGCCATCAGCGCATTCACAAACTTGACATGTGTCGGGTGAATAACGGTACGCCCAACAAATCCGTTTGCCTTGTCCAAAATCACTTCACGGAGCAGTCCGTCAATTTCATTATTCACTAACGGTTGTCGCCTCATCAAATAATCCTCTATACCATGATGCGGAAGTTCTTCAAACATCATCTCTTTGGGTGCGCGGAAATATTCCCAGACAGGACCGGATATCACATAGTCGTTGTTTCGTCCACAGACATTGATTATATCAGACAGGCACTCACGGACAGTCAAAATATCGTAAAGGCTGTATTCCACGCCACGCCTTACTCCAAACACGGAACTGAAGTCCGTGCCACCAACGCGAACCTGCAACACCAGATCATGATATTTATCCAGTATCTTTTTTATGCCTGTCAATTCCTGCATTCGGCTCTCTTTATAGGCGACTTCCGGGTCT of Roseburia hominis contains these proteins:
- a CDS encoding fumarate hydratase; protein product: MTKTYDEIVALVRDTLVEAGSTFREDKKEAYRRAINTERNDQAKWVLEQVLANAETAEENHSPLCDDTGIPHLVLEVGEDCAVTGRMLDAIKEGVTQGLRKLPGRPMGIMGDDSHRIDQSGGLNPDSAGVEPAPILLRRCKEDVIRLHILMFGGGPAIRAKTCCVFHKHNTQVVLDEIVKWAIEGVVQLGCSPCTLAVGIGRSHFEATSMMLQAQVDGRYGVQSKMEQEITRRVNEANIGPLGLRGDTSVIATFMKVGPQRASGVRIVCVRPTCCFEPRIATVELRA
- a CDS encoding HpcH/HpaI aldolase/citrate lyase family protein, producing the protein MRHHLYNPDFKFVVEPEHFNKYTDRELLQYCLGATMYMPGFKDFTPKILNHSMPGLTTMVLCFEDACPEEKVPEAMENVHHLLATVTEAAENGKLDSDHVPLIFVRIRNLVQFKAFGEKLTKQEVKSLCGINFPKFNAENGYEYYAYLQDLNDRFGEIIYGMPIIEDPEVAYKESRMQELTGIKKILDKYHDLVLQVRVGGTDFSSVFGVRRGVEYSLYDILTVRECLSDIINVCGRNNDYVISGPVWEYFRAPKEMMFEELPHHGIEDYLMRRQPLVNNEIDGLLREVILDKANGFVGRTVIHPTHVKFVNALMAVTKEEYDDACQILGTGGGVVKGSGGNKMNEIKPHTNWAKKIYNRARAFGVIKNESGYVKLFAVNE
- a CDS encoding fumarate hydratase C-terminal domain-containing protein, with product MIELTTPISEEAAAGLQVGDTVEISGYILCGRDAVLPKVLKMIEDGTVGDLGVDLRGQVIFHTAVSLAGVGPTSSNKLEIESSIEPLSKAGIKLHLGKGQLHPETIAALDKYNAVFAVIPPVTALLGAKTTEQKVMAFPELGMEALHLIKVDKYPAIIGVAHGRSIYD